In one window of Methanoculleus chikugoensis DNA:
- a CDS encoding type II toxin-antitoxin system PemK/MazF family toxin encodes MERFVKGDVVVVPFPFSDLSTVKRRPALVVAAPGGDDVILCQITSQQIRDRYAVGITEPDFTEGTLHKPSNIRPNRLFSASVDLILYRAGHLNDQTVTSVIDGIIEILEAE; translated from the coding sequence GTGGAGCGATTTGTAAAGGGCGATGTTGTCGTTGTGCCGTTTCCCTTCTCAGACCTGTCGACGGTGAAGCGGCGACCGGCCCTTGTCGTTGCGGCACCCGGCGGGGACGATGTCATCCTCTGTCAAATCACGAGCCAGCAGATCCGGGATCGCTACGCCGTTGGTATTACCGAACCTGACTTTACAGAGGGAACACTCCACAAGCCGAGCAACATCCGGCCAAACCGGCTTTTTTCGGCCAGTGTCGACCTGATTCTTTATCGCGCCGGCCATCTCAATGACCAGACCGTCACGTCGGTTATCGATGGGATCATCGAGATCCTGGAGGCAGAGTAA